Genomic DNA from Gammaproteobacteria bacterium:
AGCGCGCGATCCACCGGCACGCCGCGCACCTGATCGGCCACCAGCCTGCATTTCTGGGCTGATATGCGCGCATTCTTCAGTTTCGCTGCTGCCTGCATGGTTATGCTCTCGCGTCCAAATCCTTAAAATCGTTCAGCGCGCCTTG
This window encodes:
- the rplV gene encoding 50S ribosomal protein L22 (binds specifically to 23S rRNA during the early stages of 50S assembly; makes contact with all 6 domains of the 23S rRNA in the assembled 50S subunit and ribosome; mutations in this gene result in erythromycin resistance; located near peptidyl-transferase center) codes for the protein MQAAAKLKNARISAQKCRLVADQVRGVPVDRAL